The following are encoded together in the Rubidibacter lacunae KORDI 51-2 genome:
- a CDS encoding rhomboid family intramembrane serine protease, with the protein MFLPIRDRNPVRITPYVTYALILANLGVFIYEISLPTQQALVDFFHLYAIVPRELTASLQGVDSGQPVPEILTLVTSQFLHGGFAHVGGNMLFLWIFGNNIEEKLGRWRYLEFYLG; encoded by the coding sequence GTGTTTTTGCCGATCCGCGATCGCAACCCAGTTCGCATCACTCCGTATGTCACCTACGCGCTGATCCTGGCGAATCTGGGTGTTTTTATCTACGAAATTAGTTTGCCTACGCAGCAAGCACTGGTGGACTTCTTCCACCTCTACGCAATCGTTCCGCGCGAATTAACTGCTAGTTTGCAGGGGGTCGACAGCGGTCAGCCCGTCCCGGAAATCCTAACCCTTGTGACGTCCCAGTTCCTCCATGGCGGCTTCGCTCACGTTGGCGGCAACATGCTGTTTTTGTGGATCTTCGGCAATAACATCGAGGAGAAACTAGGCCGCTGGCGCTATCTCGAGTTCTATCTAGGG
- the petE gene encoding plastocyanin — translation MQVPAKFARALGALLSVVLLVALSWTVAIAPASAATYTVKMGADSGQLKYQPETVTVKPGDTVVFKMNNLAPHNVVFDGPGSADAALADKLSQSKLLFAPGDSHTISIPADATAGTYQFYCQPHRGAGMVGKLVIE, via the coding sequence ATGCAAGTACCTGCTAAGTTTGCACGCGCCCTGGGCGCATTACTGTCGGTCGTCCTGCTCGTCGCACTGAGCTGGACGGTTGCGATCGCTCCCGCTTCTGCCGCAACCTACACTGTGAAGATGGGAGCGGACAGCGGTCAGCTCAAGTACCAACCGGAGACGGTTACGGTGAAGCCGGGCGACACGGTGGTCTTCAAGATGAACAACCTCGCTCCCCACAACGTGGTCTTCGACGGCCCCGGCTCGGCAGACGCAGCCCTGGCTGACAAGCTGTCCCAATCTAAACTGCTGTTCGCACCTGGCGATTCCCACACGATCTCTATCCCTGCCGATGCGACTGCTGGAACCTATCAGTTCTACTGCCAACCGCACCGCGGTGCCGGCATGGTCGGCAAGCTGGTCATCGAGTAA